The Sediminispirochaeta smaragdinae DSM 11293 genome has a segment encoding these proteins:
- a CDS encoding zinc-dependent alcohol dehydrogenase: MMKVVAITGKERAEIREVPRPEAMAGEVLIKIDTCLLCTWEQRMFGGDSSTTLPFVPGHEASGTIEEIPEGTVTSFKVGDKVVFKTLDHCGHCSYCYQGHTNQCTGTAKKRSYGGMAGSGGLAEYITLDISKVFPVSADLDPVCAAFAEPLACCVHSMGRVELHLGDTVAVIGAGIMGQLHALLARLRGARVIVVEPDKTRRELALSLGAHLGVDPSASDPVEQVLRLTDGEGVEAVFSTVTKSSVAASAVSMLRKMGTLVLYGSFHPNEPIPTDPNAVHYKEYVITGSYSPSTVDFFRATRLLSAKLIDPMPFISEIFPMEKAQEAFTASLRPDTYRVGIRIDSHIRR; this comes from the coding sequence ATGATGAAGGTTGTAGCAATAACGGGTAAAGAACGTGCCGAGATTCGTGAGGTACCTCGTCCGGAGGCAATGGCCGGCGAGGTTTTAATAAAGATCGACACCTGCCTTTTGTGTACCTGGGAGCAACGCATGTTCGGCGGAGATTCGAGCACGACGCTGCCCTTCGTCCCCGGCCACGAGGCATCAGGAACAATCGAAGAGATTCCCGAAGGAACCGTCACCTCGTTCAAGGTCGGCGATAAGGTCGTATTTAAGACTCTCGATCATTGTGGGCACTGCTCATACTGCTATCAGGGACATACGAACCAATGCACAGGAACAGCAAAGAAGCGGAGTTACGGCGGAATGGCGGGAAGCGGGGGACTGGCTGAATACATCACCCTCGATATTTCCAAGGTTTTTCCCGTTTCTGCTGATCTTGATCCCGTTTGTGCTGCTTTTGCCGAACCCCTTGCCTGCTGTGTCCACAGTATGGGACGGGTGGAGCTTCATTTGGGAGACACCGTTGCCGTTATCGGTGCGGGAATTATGGGGCAACTTCACGCACTGCTCGCCCGCTTGCGTGGCGCCCGCGTTATTGTGGTCGAGCCCGATAAAACGCGAAGAGAGCTTGCTCTCAGTCTCGGTGCTCATCTCGGTGTGGATCCTTCGGCTTCCGATCCTGTTGAACAGGTCCTGCGGCTTACCGATGGCGAAGGGGTCGAAGCCGTATTTAGTACAGTGACGAAAAGTTCTGTGGCTGCTTCCGCGGTATCGATGCTGCGGAAAATGGGAACCTTGGTACTGTACGGTTCATTTCATCCCAATGAGCCTATTCCAACCGATCCGAATGCTGTTCATTACAAGGAGTACGTGATAACCGGCTCCTACAGCCCTTCGACGGTGGATTTTTTTCGGGCGACACGATTACTTTCCGCAAAGTTGATCGATCCTATGCCTTTTATCTCGGAAATTTTCCCGATGGAAAAGGCGCAGGAGGCTTTTACGGCATCGCTTCGGCCGGATACCTACAGGGTAGGCATTCGGATCGATAGTCATATAAGGAGGTAG
- a CDS encoding ABC transporter substrate-binding protein gives MNMKRLMGIAAGMLLFSTMLFAGGRQEATAPTAAGEEGELPYAGVELHFAVAAEQFADYMKVLAQEFEKNTGAKIEVDILGYTELYQRITQDFTTDTKQYDLLTVDIMWSGEFAKNGWTEDLTPMIDRDKAEIDYDDIMPVTWTLGSWDGQQVAFPMAGYANSLIYRKDLFNDPEEKAAFKAKYGYELAPPTTIKQLGDAAEFFTRPDENLYGLVANGARGSAVAQDWMEYMRSFGASIFDGDGNVVVDSPASLASLKFFVDIFDKWAPPGAIGYWWDDRETSYRTGQAVMQSSWSIARAGYEDPEISLVVGKTDMTPAPRVEGGDVEYGFGGWGVGINADISDAKKAASWDFIKFITGKKAQKEWLLNDGAPIRRSTLTDPDLKKQMPWLDKIYTVFENGNGDYRPRDPNSNEIQSILALRINQAITHELTPEQALSEAAKEIKALE, from the coding sequence ATGAATATGAAACGACTTATGGGAATAGCGGCCGGAATGCTGCTGTTTTCGACCATGCTTTTTGCCGGAGGACGGCAGGAAGCAACGGCGCCCACAGCGGCTGGAGAGGAAGGTGAGCTTCCCTATGCAGGGGTTGAGTTGCACTTTGCTGTAGCGGCTGAACAGTTTGCCGATTACATGAAGGTATTAGCCCAGGAGTTTGAAAAAAACACCGGTGCCAAGATTGAAGTGGATATCTTGGGATATACCGAATTGTATCAGCGGATTACCCAGGATTTTACCACCGATACGAAGCAGTATGATCTTCTGACTGTTGATATCATGTGGTCCGGGGAGTTCGCCAAAAACGGCTGGACAGAGGATTTGACGCCGATGATCGATCGTGACAAGGCGGAAATCGATTACGACGACATTATGCCGGTTACCTGGACCCTTGGTTCTTGGGATGGACAGCAGGTCGCCTTTCCCATGGCAGGCTATGCCAATAGCTTGATCTACCGCAAAGATCTTTTCAATGATCCGGAAGAGAAGGCCGCCTTCAAGGCAAAATATGGCTATGAGCTGGCCCCTCCAACGACAATCAAGCAGCTTGGCGATGCTGCCGAGTTTTTTACCCGACCCGATGAAAATCTCTACGGCTTGGTTGCAAACGGTGCCAGGGGTTCTGCCGTGGCACAGGATTGGATGGAGTATATGCGCAGCTTCGGGGCTTCGATTTTCGATGGGGATGGAAATGTCGTAGTCGACAGTCCTGCCTCCCTTGCTTCTTTGAAATTCTTTGTCGATATTTTTGACAAATGGGCACCGCCGGGAGCCATCGGATACTGGTGGGACGACCGGGAAACCTCATATCGAACAGGACAGGCCGTTATGCAGTCTTCCTGGAGCATTGCCCGTGCCGGATATGAGGATCCTGAAATTAGTCTTGTAGTTGGAAAAACCGACATGACCCCGGCACCTCGTGTTGAAGGCGGAGATGTTGAATACGGTTTCGGCGGCTGGGGGGTCGGTATAAATGCCGATATCTCCGATGCCAAGAAAGCGGCTTCTTGGGACTTCATTAAGTTTATTACCGGCAAAAAGGCCCAGAAAGAGTGGCTATTAAACGATGGGGCGCCTATTCGCCGGTCCACTCTTACCGATCCCGATCTGAAGAAACAGATGCCCTGGCTCGACAAAATCTATACCGTTTTTGAAAATGGAAACGGAGATTATCGACCCAGAGATCCCAACTCGAATGAGATTCAGTCGATTCTTGCCCTGCGGATCAACCAGGCCATTACCCACGAGTTGACTCCTGAGCAGGCTCTCTCCGAGGCTGCAAAAGAGATCAAGGCGTTGGAATAG
- a CDS encoding carbohydrate ABC transporter permease encodes METDTTGFIKTKKNRSLMWFLVPITVYLLFFFLYPVIYDIYISFFDYRLGSQAQFVGFGNYRAMLNDSQYMGSLITTMVFVVAAVVSELVLGMLIALLLNNEHPLMQGIRTIILIPTVFTPLVAGLVWKALYHPDLGMYTYYLRKIGLDIGRGLTVERSSALFSVILVDIWEWTPLMVIVILAGLKSLPKDPYEAAMLDGASRLQIFFRITLPLLRPTVVVALLIRTLDALKIFDIVWSITGGGPGTTTTVANLRIYEVGMQHLKIGYAAALSNVLLVFGVIAGVFFVQSLYKGKEA; translated from the coding sequence ATGGAAACAGATACAACAGGATTTATTAAGACGAAGAAGAACCGGTCGCTCATGTGGTTTCTGGTTCCAATCACCGTCTATCTTCTCTTTTTCTTCCTTTACCCGGTAATCTACGATATCTATATCAGTTTTTTTGATTATCGGTTGGGTAGCCAGGCGCAGTTCGTTGGTTTTGGTAACTACCGTGCCATGCTGAATGATTCCCAATACATGGGCTCGCTTATAACCACCATGGTGTTTGTTGTTGCGGCGGTAGTTTCCGAATTGGTTCTGGGAATGCTTATAGCACTTCTTTTGAACAATGAGCACCCGTTGATGCAAGGTATCAGAACCATCATTCTTATTCCCACCGTTTTTACTCCCCTTGTTGCCGGTTTGGTGTGGAAGGCCTTGTATCACCCCGATTTAGGCATGTATACCTACTATCTTCGAAAAATTGGTTTGGATATCGGGCGCGGTTTGACCGTAGAGCGATCATCCGCCCTTTTTTCGGTAATCTTGGTTGATATATGGGAATGGACCCCCTTAATGGTTATTGTTATCCTTGCCGGCCTTAAGAGCCTTCCGAAAGACCCCTATGAGGCCGCCATGCTGGACGGAGCTTCCCGCTTGCAAATATTTTTTCGGATAACCCTTCCCCTATTGCGCCCCACGGTAGTGGTTGCTCTTTTGATACGTACCCTTGATGCCCTAAAGATTTTCGACATTGTCTGGTCGATAACCGGTGGCGGCCCGGGAACGACAACGACCGTCGCAAATCTGCGAATCTACGAGGTCGGCATGCAGCATCTGAAGATTGGTTATGCTGCAGCCCTTTCCAATGTCCTTTTGGTTTTCGGCGTCATCGCCGGAGTGTTCTTCGTTCAGTCCTTGTACAAGGGAAAGGAGGCTTGA
- a CDS encoding carbohydrate ABC transporter permease, with the protein MAVAGYTKGSTYTLWTLRTLVIICLVLFFMLPVVWILTTSLAQRIAMFKLPPQLFSKPTWKNFSYIFTQMPVLTWTLNSLIISLGTMVLSLFIGVPAGYAFSRVDFTGKKLLLMVILLTRALPTIVIVLPFRVIMQSIGILGTRLAVILIDTVYNAAFTFWLMSGIFESIPEELEEAARIDGCTPIQAFLLVAVPLSKPGLVTSALFAFIFSWNDFLFALTLTSPDTATLPLGMLSTYGVMQQGWTYMAAMGVVAIVPVVALSLFLQRYYVSGLTFGGVK; encoded by the coding sequence ATGGCGGTAGCCGGATATACGAAAGGAAGCACATATACGCTCTGGACCCTGCGAACCCTGGTCATCATTTGTTTGGTACTCTTTTTTATGCTGCCGGTGGTCTGGATTCTTACAACCAGCCTTGCGCAACGTATTGCCATGTTTAAGCTTCCGCCTCAGCTCTTTTCGAAGCCTACATGGAAAAACTTTTCCTACATCTTTACCCAGATGCCTGTACTTACCTGGACGCTGAACAGTCTCATCATCTCGTTGGGCACCATGGTTCTTTCCCTTTTCATTGGGGTTCCCGCAGGTTATGCCTTTTCACGGGTCGACTTTACGGGAAAAAAGCTGCTGCTTATGGTGATTTTGCTTACCAGGGCACTGCCCACCATTGTCATAGTCCTGCCGTTTCGGGTTATCATGCAGTCGATAGGGATTTTGGGGACGAGGCTTGCCGTTATCCTTATCGATACGGTCTATAATGCGGCCTTCACCTTTTGGCTCATGAGCGGCATCTTTGAATCGATTCCGGAGGAGCTCGAGGAGGCAGCACGTATCGACGGGTGTACGCCCATCCAGGCCTTTCTCCTTGTCGCCGTGCCTCTCAGCAAACCGGGACTGGTTACCTCGGCCCTTTTTGCCTTTATCTTTTCCTGGAACGATTTCCTCTTTGCCCTTACCCTGACAAGCCCGGATACTGCAACGCTTCCCCTTGGAATGCTCAGTACCTATGGGGTGATGCAACAGGGATGGACCTACATGGCCGCCATGGGTGTGGTTGCAATTGTTCCCGTGGTAGCCCTATCTCTTTTCCTCCAGCGTTACTATGTGAGCGGACTTACTTTCGGTGGAGTGAAGTAA
- a CDS encoding FMN-binding protein: MKRKILLISSIMLLALSVGLFAQQSTRSDADFVKQAMTSFQLDAVRPAYIEADRMEANYHFYPAVKGGRVVGYLWWARDFRIANHFEDIILLVKADGQKAKLVDFWISHNDHHMNMSEPATKEQYAGMAYDSSIDTVSGSTLSSMQVTTAAKTTLFVFEKYVIEKDLLK; this comes from the coding sequence ATGAAGCGAAAGATTCTTCTCATTTCATCCATTATGTTATTGGCCCTTTCCGTCGGCCTATTTGCCCAACAGTCGACCAGGTCGGATGCCGATTTCGTAAAACAGGCTATGACCAGCTTTCAGCTTGATGCCGTTCGTCCCGCGTATATTGAAGCAGATAGAATGGAAGCAAACTATCATTTTTATCCTGCCGTAAAAGGTGGTAGGGTTGTCGGTTACCTCTGGTGGGCACGGGATTTTCGTATTGCAAACCACTTTGAGGACATCATTCTCTTAGTGAAAGCGGATGGGCAGAAGGCAAAGCTTGTTGATTTTTGGATTTCCCACAACGATCATCATATGAATATGTCGGAGCCGGCAACCAAAGAGCAGTATGCCGGTATGGCCTACGACTCATCGATCGATACCGTTTCGGGCTCAACCCTTTCTTCCATGCAGGTGACCACAGCCGCGAAAACAACCCTTTTTGTTTTTGAAAAATACGTTATTGAAAAGGATCTGCTAAAGTAA
- a CDS encoding molybdopterin molybdotransferase MoeA has protein sequence MREKNDKQLRDFSEVYDLTIARAAELADGYVSTEEVEPGLCRGRVLAMDICTDRELPPFDRVAMDGYACRRGDLPGTLRLIGDSAAGSRDRLKVEPKTCVKVMTGTVLPEGADMVAMVEYSSEHTDGSTTYITLEDARIIDGSSNFSPQGEDVKAGSLVLSAGTVLSSKHIALLASVGYARPLVRRLPRVGLLASGNEVIEPEENPDPFQVRNANASQAMAQLGELGIRPRYYGIVPDDVGQLSSVLKHAAMENDLILMSGGVSMGEYDFAPDAITENGFTILYDRIAVKPGRPSTFAVSERADLFGLPGNPVASFVITELLVKPYLYRLMGAHFQPFMARCPLAEAFLRRDAEREEWFPVTIGNDGSARPIAYHGSGHFQALPAADGFMKIDRGISEMKKGKMVVVRSI, from the coding sequence GTGAGAGAGAAGAATGATAAGCAACTTCGAGATTTCAGTGAAGTTTATGATTTGACCATTGCAAGGGCAGCAGAGCTTGCAGATGGATATGTTTCCACGGAAGAGGTAGAGCCCGGACTATGTCGGGGTAGAGTGCTTGCCATGGATATATGCACCGACCGTGAGCTTCCCCCCTTCGATAGGGTTGCTATGGATGGATATGCCTGCCGGAGGGGCGATCTTCCGGGTACGTTGCGACTTATCGGCGACAGCGCAGCCGGCAGCCGTGATCGGCTGAAAGTCGAGCCGAAAACGTGTGTCAAGGTTATGACGGGGACCGTATTGCCGGAAGGGGCCGACATGGTTGCAATGGTCGAGTACTCTTCGGAACATACCGATGGTAGCACTACCTATATTACTCTGGAAGATGCTCGTATTATTGACGGTTCTTCCAACTTTAGTCCCCAGGGTGAGGATGTAAAGGCTGGATCGCTGGTTCTTAGCGCCGGAACCGTACTTTCGTCCAAGCATATCGCTCTCCTTGCATCGGTCGGGTATGCAAGGCCCTTGGTGAGGCGTCTTCCAAGGGTCGGTCTTCTTGCAAGCGGGAATGAAGTGATAGAACCTGAAGAGAACCCTGACCCCTTTCAGGTCAGAAATGCGAATGCGAGCCAGGCAATGGCTCAATTGGGAGAATTGGGAATACGCCCCCGCTATTACGGTATCGTTCCCGATGATGTCGGGCAGCTTTCTTCCGTGCTTAAGCATGCCGCTATGGAAAATGATCTCATACTGATGAGCGGCGGAGTCTCCATGGGGGAGTATGATTTTGCACCCGATGCCATTACCGAGAACGGGTTTACCATCCTTTATGACAGAATAGCAGTGAAGCCGGGACGTCCGTCGACCTTTGCCGTCTCAGAACGTGCTGATCTCTTTGGCCTTCCGGGAAATCCCGTTGCCAGTTTTGTGATAACGGAACTACTTGTCAAACCCTATCTCTACCGGCTTATGGGGGCACACTTCCAGCCTTTTATGGCCCGCTGTCCCTTGGCAGAGGCGTTTCTCCGCCGTGATGCCGAACGCGAGGAGTGGTTCCCCGTAACCATCGGGAACGATGGCTCTGCACGACCCATTGCCTACCATGGCTCAGGCCATTTCCAGGCGTTACCTGCCGCCGATGGATTCATGAAAATTGATCGGGGAATCTCAGAGATGAAGAAAGGAAAAATGGTTGTTGTTAGATCCATATAA
- a CDS encoding GTP 3',8-cyclase MoaA produces MLDPYKRHIHYLRISVTDRCNLRCVYCMPEEGVPLIPHDQILSLEEIRDIVKVALSLGIDKIRLTGGEPLVRKGIVDLVAMIASFEGLRDLAMTTNGILLSTFAADLKAAGLNRVNVSLDTMDPVRYAEITRGGKIEDVLEGLAAAKAAGLSPIKLNAVVPFNSGPLAAGDVARFGEEQGFEVRFIHQMDLQAGEFTVVEGGEGGDCAHCSRLRLSSRGIIYPCLFNDIGFDVKTLGAREAILAAVRGKPKCGVPGSGNTFYGLGG; encoded by the coding sequence TTGTTAGATCCATATAAACGCCACATACACTACCTCCGTATATCGGTGACCGATCGCTGTAATCTGCGTTGCGTCTACTGTATGCCGGAAGAGGGGGTTCCTCTTATCCCTCATGATCAAATTCTCTCCCTTGAGGAAATTCGCGATATCGTGAAGGTCGCCCTTTCCTTGGGAATAGACAAAATAAGGTTGACCGGCGGGGAACCGCTGGTGCGAAAAGGAATTGTCGATCTGGTGGCGATGATTGCCTCCTTCGAAGGCCTTCGTGATCTTGCAATGACCACCAACGGCATATTGCTCTCAACCTTTGCCGCGGATCTGAAAGCCGCGGGTTTGAACCGGGTGAATGTCAGCCTGGATACCATGGATCCGGTCCGCTATGCGGAGATAACCAGGGGCGGAAAAATAGAAGATGTCCTCGAAGGGCTTGCCGCCGCAAAGGCTGCGGGGCTTTCACCGATTAAGCTCAATGCCGTGGTTCCCTTTAATTCCGGCCCCCTGGCTGCCGGGGATGTTGCCCGTTTTGGCGAAGAACAGGGATTTGAGGTGCGTTTTATTCACCAGATGGATCTTCAGGCCGGTGAATTTACCGTTGTCGAAGGGGGCGAGGGAGGGGATTGTGCACACTGCAGCCGTCTCAGGCTTTCGAGTCGAGGGATTATTTACCCCTGTCTCTTCAATGATATAGGATTTGATGTGAAGACGTTAGGCGCACGGGAGGCAATTCTTGCCGCCGTACGCGGTAAACCGAAATGTGGTGTTCCCGGCAGTGGAAATACCTTCTATGGCCTCGGAGGATAG
- the moaC gene encoding cyclic pyranopterin monophosphate synthase MoaC: MSEYDPSGEIRKAEGRLTHVDETGRASMIDVGDKVPVRRVAIAAGRITLAPSTVALIRENKVKKGDVLTVAQIAGIQAAKHTHHLIPLCHPLPLTKVDVRTKLTDDGVAVEGEARCTGKTGVEMEALTAVHVALLTIYDMCKAVDKSMVMEGIHLVEKRKEVIE; this comes from the coding sequence ATGAGCGAATATGACCCTTCCGGTGAAATCAGAAAGGCGGAGGGACGATTAACCCATGTCGATGAGACGGGTAGGGCGTCGATGATTGATGTGGGAGACAAGGTTCCGGTCAGACGAGTTGCCATAGCGGCGGGGCGTATTACCCTGGCCCCCTCTACGGTGGCACTCATACGGGAGAACAAGGTAAAAAAGGGGGATGTTTTGACGGTCGCCCAGATCGCGGGGATTCAGGCGGCGAAACATACCCATCATTTGATCCCCCTTTGCCATCCCTTACCCCTGACCAAGGTTGATGTCCGTACCAAACTCACCGATGACGGGGTAGCGGTGGAGGGCGAGGCCCGTTGTACCGGGAAGACCGGGGTCGAGATGGAGGCCCTGACCGCCGTGCATGTGGCCCTGCTTACGATTTACGATATGTGCAAGGCCGTGGATAAAAGTATGGTTATGGAAGGAATTCATCTTGTTGAAAAACGGAAGGAAGTAATCGAATGA
- a CDS encoding MOSC domain-containing protein has product MKITAESINISEEKGTAKHPVPHIGVYDHGFRGDAHAGDWHRQISLLGNPSIRRFEERMTRKIGPGEFGENITVDGIDLNDVAVLDRFRIGDVELEITQIGKSCHGDDCAIYREVGKCVMPKEGLFARVIKQGTIQQGAEMEYLPRPFTVRVITISDRAYAGVYEDISGPRITELVKAGFSTKRYHLKTIYQLLPDDQAAIEAALRSAVEAGDDLIFTTGGTGIGPRDVTPEAVMAVADKILPGVMDHIRLKYGAEKPNALFSRSLCAISGHSSIFALPGSVRAVEEYMRELLGMIDHMVIMIHGIGH; this is encoded by the coding sequence ATGAAGATCACAGCAGAATCGATCAATATATCGGAGGAGAAGGGAACGGCAAAGCATCCGGTTCCTCACATTGGAGTCTATGACCACGGCTTTCGTGGCGATGCCCATGCCGGTGATTGGCATCGCCAGATTAGTCTGCTCGGGAACCCGAGTATCAGACGTTTCGAAGAACGCATGACAAGAAAGATCGGTCCGGGAGAGTTCGGCGAAAATATTACCGTCGACGGGATAGATCTGAACGATGTCGCCGTTCTGGACCGGTTTCGGATCGGCGATGTTGAGCTGGAGATTACACAGATCGGAAAGAGCTGTCACGGCGACGATTGTGCCATCTATCGTGAGGTGGGAAAGTGTGTCATGCCCAAGGAAGGGCTCTTTGCCAGGGTCATAAAGCAAGGCACCATACAACAGGGTGCCGAGATGGAATATCTGCCCCGCCCCTTTACCGTTCGGGTCATAACCATCAGCGATAGGGCGTATGCCGGCGTCTACGAGGATATCTCAGGCCCGAGAATCACCGAATTGGTAAAAGCAGGCTTTTCGACGAAGCGTTACCATCTGAAAACTATCTACCAGCTTCTTCCCGATGATCAGGCTGCCATTGAGGCTGCTCTTCGGAGTGCTGTGGAAGCGGGGGACGATTTGATTTTTACCACCGGAGGCACGGGCATCGGACCTCGCGATGTGACACCTGAGGCGGTTATGGCCGTTGCCGACAAGATCCTGCCCGGTGTTATGGACCATATTCGTCTCAAATATGGGGCGGAAAAGCCGAATGCCCTTTTCTCCAGGAGTCTCTGTGCCATATCGGGACACTCAAGTATCTTTGCCCTTCCGGGCAGCGTTCGAGCGGTGGAAGAATATATGAGGGAATTACTGGGCATGATCGACCACATGGTTATCATGATCCACGGCATCGGCCATTAA
- a CDS encoding histidine phosphatase family protein: MKTIILLRHAECEGVGYIGRGSNPPLSPEGRERAMELVGLLLTFAPKRIFSSPLLRCRQTIDPFWAAKEEEGASTMVSWDKRLEELDFGRWEGCRSKTVKAKDPDLFDRWLTDPNIPAPGGESLAMLQKRVEAFWKQEIEGTASDSILVLTHGGPIRCLLSILTGRGIEGHWLFSVDRGNFCTIKIFDDGNYLIDGVNLH, encoded by the coding sequence ATGAAAACGATCATCCTGCTTCGTCACGCCGAATGCGAAGGAGTCGGTTATATTGGGCGGGGGAGCAACCCTCCCCTCTCTCCGGAAGGAAGAGAACGGGCCATGGAACTTGTCGGCCTCCTGCTTACCTTTGCCCCAAAACGAATTTTCTCGAGTCCCCTGCTTCGTTGTCGTCAAACCATCGATCCATTTTGGGCTGCGAAGGAGGAGGAAGGTGCGAGTACCATGGTAAGCTGGGACAAACGGCTCGAAGAGTTGGATTTCGGTCGCTGGGAGGGCTGCCGATCAAAAACTGTCAAAGCAAAGGATCCGGATCTCTTTGACAGGTGGCTTACCGATCCAAACATTCCCGCGCCAGGGGGAGAAAGTCTTGCCATGCTTCAGAAACGAGTCGAAGCGTTTTGGAAACAGGAAATAGAAGGGACAGCATCAGACAGTATCCTCGTACTTACCCACGGCGGGCCCATACGATGCCTTCTATCTATCCTTACCGGAAGAGGAATAGAAGGACATTGGCTCTTCTCCGTCGATCGGGGAAATTTCTGTACAATAAAAATTTTCGACGATGGGAATTACCTCATTGATGGGGTAAATCTCCATTAA
- the cobS gene encoding adenosylcobinamide-GDP ribazoletransferase, with translation MKLLYALRFLTIIPIPYREDENLEAVAASALYYPLVGTLIGALLFAMAKGASLLWSQETASALVLLIWTLVTGGLHLDGLSDLADGIGGGKTKEEKLAIMKDSRVGAFGAITLMLFLLTKWRMTAESMEAGLATVLVAAPTAGRWATLLAIRLFPAARREGMGQFFKRYGKLREVVIGGVFAILVALLVSGPAGLIAVILAVVLTMLAAAWVSSQLEGLTGDVYGAVIEFCELCVLILIVPISKFF, from the coding sequence ATGAAATTGCTCTACGCTCTGAGATTTTTAACGATCATACCCATTCCCTACCGTGAGGATGAAAATCTTGAGGCCGTTGCAGCATCGGCTCTCTATTATCCTCTGGTCGGAACCCTTATCGGAGCACTCCTTTTTGCCATGGCAAAGGGGGCCTCACTGCTTTGGTCTCAGGAAACAGCCTCCGCGCTTGTCCTCCTCATCTGGACGCTTGTGACCGGGGGGCTCCACCTTGATGGTTTGTCGGACCTTGCCGACGGAATTGGGGGAGGGAAAACAAAAGAAGAGAAGCTTGCGATTATGAAGGACAGCAGGGTCGGAGCCTTTGGGGCTATAACGCTCATGCTTTTCCTTCTGACCAAGTGGCGTATGACCGCAGAGAGTATGGAAGCAGGCTTGGCCACGGTCCTTGTAGCGGCCCCGACGGCGGGACGTTGGGCAACATTGCTTGCCATTCGTCTCTTTCCCGCTGCCCGTCGTGAGGGTATGGGCCAGTTTTTCAAACGCTACGGTAAGCTTCGGGAAGTTGTAATCGGAGGAGTTTTTGCCATCCTTGTCGCGCTGCTGGTCTCCGGCCCCGCAGGACTCATTGCCGTCATCCTTGCGGTGGTATTGACGATGCTTGCTGCAGCATGGGTTTCCTCCCAACTCGAGGGGCTTACCGGGGATGTCTACGGCGCAGTAATCGAATTCTGCGAACTTTGCGTACTCATACTCATCGTCCCCATCTCGAAATTCTTCTGA
- a CDS encoding bifunctional adenosylcobinamide kinase/adenosylcobinamide-phosphate guanylyltransferase, producing the protein MGHLTLVLGGTKSGKTGWAQKRAAEREKQTGKTILYLATAQGLDPGMEERIRHHRASRPDSWITVEEPYFVADVLDEAARDKGAVILDCLTLLATNIILMKGEAPDPKEAQKAVLAEVEAIISASRRIEPELIIVSNYVEAGLVSPTPLGGMFQDIAGLSHQLIARHADEVVYMIAGIANTLKGQRQ; encoded by the coding sequence ATGGGACATCTGACGTTGGTACTCGGAGGAACAAAAAGCGGAAAAACCGGCTGGGCACAAAAACGGGCCGCAGAACGAGAAAAGCAGACAGGAAAAACCATTCTCTATCTGGCCACGGCTCAAGGCCTGGATCCGGGGATGGAAGAGAGGATTCGGCATCACCGAGCCTCCCGGCCCGACTCCTGGATAACCGTTGAAGAACCCTACTTCGTCGCTGATGTGCTGGATGAAGCGGCACGGGACAAGGGGGCGGTCATCCTCGACTGCCTTACCCTTCTGGCCACCAATATCATACTCATGAAAGGTGAGGCTCCCGATCCGAAAGAGGCACAGAAGGCCGTATTGGCCGAGGTGGAAGCGATCATTTCCGCCTCACGCAGGATCGAGCCGGAACTTATCATCGTATCGAATTACGTGGAAGCGGGCCTTGTCTCTCCAACCCCGCTGGGAGGAATGTTTCAGGATATTGCAGGCCTCAGCCACCAGCTTATTGCCCGCCATGCGGACGAGGTGGTTTATATGATTGCGGGAATAGCAAACACGCTAAAGGGGCAGAGGCAATGA